From the Gammaproteobacteria bacterium genome, the window GCTTCTTCGACCGCGCCGGCATCTGCCTGCTCTCGGACGTGCACCGCAACACTTCCTACGGGCCGCTCAAGCGGGCGCTGGTGAAGGTGGACATGGAGGAGACCTTCCACCTGCGACACGGGGAGGTGTGGATGCGGCGGCTGGCCCGGGCCGGCGGCGCGGCCAAGGAGATTCTTCAGCGGTCGGTCGACTGGATGTTCCCGATGACCGTGGAGTGGTTCGGCCTGCCCGACGACCGCAAGCGCCACAGCGGCCAGCTCGAGTACAGGCTGAAGGGGCTCACCAACGACCAGTTGCGGCAGCTTTGGATGTCGTCCACGGTGCCCCTGTGCGAGCGGCTGGGCCTCGACGTCCCGGCGCATTTCGACGAGGCCTCGCAGTCGTACGTGCTCGACTATCCCTTCCCGTGCCAGTACGACGCGAGCGAGAAGCGCTGGCTCTTCGAGGAGGGGACAATCACGTGGGGCCAGGTCTTCGAGCGCTGGAAGGGGCGCGGCCCGATGAACGAGATCTACGTCGAGTCGATCCGGCGCTCGCGCGGCCAGGTGAGCTCGTGGCTGAACTGAGCGTCGGGCTGCCGCTGCATGTGGCCTCGCACATGAGCGGCGGGCGCGACCTGTGGTCCGAGCCCCTGTCGGAGCGGCCCCATGATCCGGAGGCGGCCGTATGGCGCGCGCTCGGCGAGGTGCTCGACCCGGAGCTTCCCGTGAGCGTGACCGACCTGGGGCTGATCTACGGGGTGCGGGTGGACGGCGAGCGGGTCGAGGTTCGCCTGACTTTCACCGCCACGGCGTGCCCGTGCATGGAATTCATCGAGGAGGACGTGCGCGACCGGCTGCTCGCTGAGCCCTGGATTGCGGCGGTGGAGATCGAACAGGTATGGGATCCGCCCTGGACGAGCGCCCGCATCAGCCCCGCGGGACGGCGCGCGCTCCGGGGTGCCGGGGTGAGCGCCTGAGGGCGCCGGCGGAGGGCACCATGGAGGAAGCCGTCTACGATGTATTCGCGCGCAAGCAGAGGAGCGAGCCGCTCCGCCACATAGGCTACGTGGACGCCCCCGACGATGCCCTGGCGCGCGTCTACGCCTGGAAGACCTACGACGAGGAGAACTGGTTCGAGATGTGCGTCGTGCGCCGTGCCCACATCATCCCGGTGAACCGGATCGACGGCCCGTATGCGGCGCGCGCGACAGGCCGGCTCGGGCGCCGCGCCGGGGAGCTGGGGTGAACGCCCGGGACTTTTCCCCCGAAGTCCGGGAAGCGCTCCAGAGGCTCGTCCTGTCGTTCGCCGACACAAAGCGCCTGCTCGGC encodes:
- a CDS encoding metal-sulfur cluster assembly factor, whose translation is MSERPHDPEAAVWRALGEVLDPELPVSVTDLGLIYGVRVDGERVEVRLTFTATACPCMEFIEEDVRDRLLAEPWIAAVEIEQVWDPPWTSARISPAGRRALRGAGVSA
- a CDS encoding phenylacetate-CoA oxygenase subunit PaaI, yielding MPFTEEEIKARVQKGYIVESPEEMTEGYRKALAIQLTVQADTELMSAPSYWMAARHAPSANTQVSAHAIIQDELAHANIAYRLLEDMGISKQKLVYEREPHEFKHPYGFDQPLDNWADLVVANGFFDRAGICLLSDVHRNTSYGPLKRALVKVDMEETFHLRHGEVWMRRLARAGGAAKEILQRSVDWMFPMTVEWFGLPDDRKRHSGQLEYRLKGLTNDQLRQLWMSSTVPLCERLGLDVPAHFDEASQSYVLDYPFPCQYDASEKRWLFEEGTITWGQVFERWKGRGPMNEIYVESIRRSRGQVSSWLN